The genomic window AAAACGTAAAAGTCGTTAATGACTCGTATCAAGATGCTCCTCGGCGACTGCGAATTTATACGTCCATTGTTGCTGGAGATATTGAGGTGATGTATCGATGAAGGCCGTCCGTTCTGTTGGTATGATTGTCTTTTTCGTGCCATTACTTCTAGTAGGCTTACTTTTCTATTATGTTGAAAAAAACGGTTTAGTTAAATGGGAACAGCTATTGATTCGAAATGAATTAACGTATAACGTGCCGATTTTCGTATGGCTTATTCTGTTTTTTATAGTACTTGCACTGATTGTCTACAGCATGCTTGCTGTTATTTGGAAAAAAGACGTTCGTGCGTTACACGCTACGTTAGTGCATGTTGCCAATGGCAATACAAAGGAAAGCAAACAGCAGCTCAATCAAGTGTCTAGTGATTTTAATGATGCTAAAATGCTTATTGCAGAACTTGAAACAAGAGTTCGTAATCAAGCTGACCGTTCCCAACGTGTGATGGAACAATGGGCGGAAAATGAGTCGAAGCTGAGATCGGAACTTGTCTTTAAAGAGCGACAACGGATTGCAAGAGAACTACATGATTCGGTTTCACAGCAGCTTTATGCCGCATCGATGTTATTATCTGCAGCAGTTAATCAAAAAAACGTCGATGTAGTAGCGTTACAGACTCGGTGCGAACAAATTGAAAAAGTTGTGAATGATGCACAGAATGATATGAGAGCGCTTTTGCTCCAGTTACGGCCTATTCAATTGGAGAATCAGTCGTTTAAAGAAGGCGTAGAACAATTAACAGCAGATTTAGCAGAGAAGCACCAGATTGATTTTTCGGTTCGTATTCGCTCTCTTTCCCTTAAACCAGGTGTGGAGGATCAGTTATTCCGCATTACGCAAGAAGCCATTGCCAACGCGCTACGTCATGCTGAAGCAAATGAAATTAGCGTGTTCTATGAGCGGTATGACGACTTTGCTTTACTAAAAATTACTGATGACGGCAAAGGCTTTAACCAGACGTCTTCGCCACACGGTTACGGTCTACATAGTATGGAAGAGCGTGCAGAGGAAATTGGTGGGATGTTACGAATGATTAGTGTAGAAGGACAAGGAACGAGTATTGAAGTGAAAGTACCGATTATAGAAGGAGGGGAAACGACGTGATTCACGTATTGCTTGTGGATGATCATGAGACTGTACGCCTCGGTGTTGCGGCTTTTTTATCAACCCAAGAGGACATTTCTGTTGTTGGTGAAGCCAGTAATGGAAAAGAAGGGGTCGAACAAGCGCTAAAGCTCAGACCAGACATTATTTTAATGGATCTAGTGATGGACGGAATGAATGGGATCGAAGCAACCAGGGAAATTATTACACAATGGAAAGAAGCAACGATCATTATTGTCACGAGTTTTCTTGATAATGACAAGCTTCGTCCTGCACTAGAGGCAGGAGCGAAAAGCTATGTTCTTAAGACGTCGACAGCGATGCAGATTGCTGACGCGATCCGAAAAACAGCACAAGGAATAGCTGTACTTGATGAGAAAGTTCAGGCACAAATGATCTCTTCCTTTCGAACGGAGGAATCGTTGCACCAAGCATTAACGAACCGTGAAAAAGAAATCTTAAAGCTAATGAGTGAAGGGAAAACGAATCAGCAAATTGCCGACCATCTTTTTATTACAATTAAAACAGTAAAAACACATGTATCCCACATCTTATCAAAGCTGGATGTCGATGATCGAACGCAAGCGGTTGTGTATGCCTTTCAGCAAAAGTTATTTAAATAAGCTACCAAAGAATTCTTGTCCCGTGTAGTTCCTTTACACCTGTAGCAGCCGCAATATGAGCAGCATTATCCTTCGTTACGCCTCCACCTGGCATGATGACAATCCGTTCGTTTGCATACGTCTCATAAGCGGCTAAAGTAGAGAGGTTTTCTGTGATTTCTTTGTGAGGACCATGGGTTAAAATACGCTTTACTCCCCAGTGGGAAAGCTGGTCAATGGCTTCGAATGGGTTTTCAAGTTGATCAAACGCCATATGAAACGTAACCGTTTGTGGGTCCACAAGTTGTAACAATCTTTGCATGTGAGGCACGTGAAGTTTGTTCTCTGATGTT from Shouchella hunanensis includes these protein-coding regions:
- a CDS encoding sensor histidine kinase; this translates as MKAVRSVGMIVFFVPLLLVGLLFYYVEKNGLVKWEQLLIRNELTYNVPIFVWLILFFIVLALIVYSMLAVIWKKDVRALHATLVHVANGNTKESKQQLNQVSSDFNDAKMLIAELETRVRNQADRSQRVMEQWAENESKLRSELVFKERQRIARELHDSVSQQLYAASMLLSAAVNQKNVDVVALQTRCEQIEKVVNDAQNDMRALLLQLRPIQLENQSFKEGVEQLTADLAEKHQIDFSVRIRSLSLKPGVEDQLFRITQEAIANALRHAEANEISVFYERYDDFALLKITDDGKGFNQTSSPHGYGLHSMEERAEEIGGMLRMISVEGQGTSIEVKVPIIEGGETT
- a CDS encoding copper homeostasis protein CutC — translated: MNNVVKEVCLENDTHVHQAIQYGAQRIELCDNLDVGGTTVSSETCKRVVATCKSNGVMVMALIRCRGGDFIYNEAELRKMEASISSFKHIGVDGFVFGCLTSENKLHVPHMQRLLQLVDPQTVTFHMAFDQLENPFEAIDQLSHWGVKRILTHGPHKEITENLSTLAAYETYANERIVIMPGGGVTKDNAAHIAAATGVKELHGTRILW
- a CDS encoding response regulator, whose translation is MIHVLLVDDHETVRLGVAAFLSTQEDISVVGEASNGKEGVEQALKLRPDIILMDLVMDGMNGIEATREIITQWKEATIIIVTSFLDNDKLRPALEAGAKSYVLKTSTAMQIADAIRKTAQGIAVLDEKVQAQMISSFRTEESLHQALTNREKEILKLMSEGKTNQQIADHLFITIKTVKTHVSHILSKLDVDDRTQAVVYAFQQKLFK